A portion of the Oncorhynchus clarkii lewisi isolate Uvic-CL-2024 chromosome 27, UVic_Ocla_1.0, whole genome shotgun sequence genome contains these proteins:
- the LOC139385650 gene encoding hepatocyte nuclear factor 1-beta-A-like isoform X3, which yields MFSKMVSKLTSLQQELLSALLDSGVTKDVLIQALDDMDPSPNGFGVKLENLQMSPPSSKINGNDSKPVFLTLTNGHSKGKLSGDEGSEDGDDFDTPPILKELQSLNTEEAAEQREEVDRILAEDPWRAARMIKGYMQQHNIPQREVVDVTGLNQSHLSQHLNKGTPMKTQKRAALYTWYVRKQREVLRQFNQAVQGSDSNMTDKGSQDQVLFFFPEFNPPGQGMGQQGEEVGSEPSCKKMRRNRFKWGPASQQILYQAYERQKNPSKEEREALVEECNRAECLQRGVSPSKAHGLGSNLVTEVRVYNWFANRRKEEAFRQKLAMDAYPIPTHSMNPLLSHSHNSPHHHSSQISASPPSKMQVRYSQQGPGEVSSSTTISHHGSMATSQSVLQQVSPGGLDPSHSLLSPDAKMMSASGGGLPPVSTLTNIHSSHHTHQQTQNLIMPLSGVMTIAQSLNTSQSVPVINSVAGSLAALQPVQFSQQLHSPHQHGLMQQSPSHMNQQPFMATVTHSHMYPHKQEPPQYSHQSRFPSTMVVTDANSLSTLSSMSSSKQDSTVNKMVQLGGLSWVNTLFLVRSLNKIT from the exons ATGTTCTCGAAAATGGTGTCCAAGTTGACATCTCTCCAACAGGAGCTCTTGAGCGCCTTGTTAGATTCCGGAGTTACCAAAGATGTTCTGATCCAAGCGTTGGACGATATGGACCCCAGCCCGAATGGCTTTGGAGTTAAGTTGGAGAATCTACAGATGTCTCCGCCAAGTTCTAAAATCAACGGAAATGATTCGAAGCCGGTATTTCTTACGTTGACCAATGGGCATAGTAAGGGCAAACTGTCGGGAGATGAGGGGTCCGAGGACGGGGACGATTTCGATACCCCACCGATACTGAAAGAACTCCAGTCACTTAACACGGAGGAAGCAGCGGAACAGAGGGAAGAAGTTGACCGAATATTAGC TGAGGACCCCTGGCGTGCCGCCCGCATGATCAAAGGCTACATGCAACAGCACAACATACCACAACGTGAGGTGGTGGATGTAACCGGGCTAAATCAGTCTCACCTCTCACAGCACCTCAACAAAGGCACGCCCATGAAAACTCAGAAGCGAGCGGCGCTCTACACCTGGTATGTCAGGAAACAGCGGGAAGTTCTCAGAC AATTCAACCAGGCAGTGCAAGGTTCTGACAGCAATATGACCGACAAAGGCAGTCAGGATCAGGTGCTGTTTTTCTTCCCAGAGTTCAACCCTCCTGGTCAGGGTATGGGGCAACAAGGGGAGGAGGTGGGCTCTGAACCCTCCTGCAAGAAAATGAGACGGAACCGTTTTAAATGGGGGCCTGCATCCCAACAGATCCTCTACCAGGCCTATGAAAGACAGAAGAACCCCagcaaagaggagcgggaggcgCTGGTGGAGGAGTGCAACAG GGCTGAGTGTCTTCAGAGAGGGGTCTCTCCGTCTAAAGCTCATGGGCTGGGCTCTAACTTGGTCACTGAGGTACGGGTCTATAACTGGTTTGCTAACCGGCGTAAGGAGGAGGCCTTCCGTCAGAAGCTGGCGATGGACGCCTACCCCATACCCACCCACAGCATGAACCCTCTCCTGTCTCACAGCCACAACTCCCCACACCACCACAGCTCCCAGATCAGCGCATCCCCCCCTAGTAAGATGCAAG tgcgGTACAGCCAACAGGGACCCGGTGAGGTCAGCTCCTCGACGACCATCAGTCACCACGGCAGCATGGCGACCAGCCAGTCGGTGTTACAGCAGGTGTCTCCGGGAGGCTTGGACCCCAGCCACAGTCTGCTGTCACCTGACGCCAAGATG atgtctGCGTCAGGTGGAGGCCTGCCACCTGTGAGCACGCTGACCAACATCCACAGCTcccaccacacacaccagcagACACAGAACCTCATCATGCCTCTCTCTGGAGTCATGACCATCGCACAGA GTCTGAACACGTCGCAGTCAGTGCCTGTGATCAACAGCGTGGCGGGGAGCCTTGCAGCTCTGCAGCCGGTGCAGTTCTCCCAGCAGCTCCACAGTCCCCACCAGCATGGCCTGATGCAGCAGTCCCCCAGCCACATGAACCAGCAGCCCTTCATGGCCACCGTGACTCATTCACACA TGTACCCTCATAAGCAGGAGCCACCGCAGTATTCTCACCAGTCACGGTTTCCCTCAACCATGGTGGTGACAGACGCCAACAGCCTCAGTACTCTCAGCT
- the LOC139385650 gene encoding hepatocyte nuclear factor 1-beta-A-like isoform X7, translated as MFSKMVSKLTSLQQELLSALLDSGVTKDVLIQALDDMDPSPNGFGVKLENLQMSPPSSKINGNDSKPVFLTLTNGHSKGKLSGDEGSEDGDDFDTPPILKELQSLNTEEAAEQREEVDRILAEDPWRAARMIKGYMQQHNIPQREVVDVTGLNQSHLSQHLNKGTPMKTQKRAALYTWYVRKQREVLRQFNQAVQGSDSNMTDKGSQDQVLFFFPEFNPPGQGMGQQGEEVGSEPSCKKMRRNRFKWGPASQQILYQAYERQKNPSKEEREALVEECNRAECLQRGVSPSKAHGLGSNLVTEVRVYNWFANRRKEEAFRQKLAMDAYPIPTHSMNPLLSHSHNSPHHHSSQISASPPSKMQVRYSQQGPGEVSSSTTISHHGSMATSQSVLQQVSPGGLDPSHSLLSPDAKMMSASGGGLPPVSTLTNIHSSHHTHQQTQNLIMPLSGVMTIAQSLNTSQSVPVINSVAGSLAALQPVQFSQQLHSPHQHGLMQQSPSHMNQQPFMATVTHSHMYPHKQEPPQYSHQSRFPSTMVVTDANSLSTLSSMSSSKQDSTVNKMVQLGGLSWCPLQAW; from the exons ATGTTCTCGAAAATGGTGTCCAAGTTGACATCTCTCCAACAGGAGCTCTTGAGCGCCTTGTTAGATTCCGGAGTTACCAAAGATGTTCTGATCCAAGCGTTGGACGATATGGACCCCAGCCCGAATGGCTTTGGAGTTAAGTTGGAGAATCTACAGATGTCTCCGCCAAGTTCTAAAATCAACGGAAATGATTCGAAGCCGGTATTTCTTACGTTGACCAATGGGCATAGTAAGGGCAAACTGTCGGGAGATGAGGGGTCCGAGGACGGGGACGATTTCGATACCCCACCGATACTGAAAGAACTCCAGTCACTTAACACGGAGGAAGCAGCGGAACAGAGGGAAGAAGTTGACCGAATATTAGC TGAGGACCCCTGGCGTGCCGCCCGCATGATCAAAGGCTACATGCAACAGCACAACATACCACAACGTGAGGTGGTGGATGTAACCGGGCTAAATCAGTCTCACCTCTCACAGCACCTCAACAAAGGCACGCCCATGAAAACTCAGAAGCGAGCGGCGCTCTACACCTGGTATGTCAGGAAACAGCGGGAAGTTCTCAGAC AATTCAACCAGGCAGTGCAAGGTTCTGACAGCAATATGACCGACAAAGGCAGTCAGGATCAGGTGCTGTTTTTCTTCCCAGAGTTCAACCCTCCTGGTCAGGGTATGGGGCAACAAGGGGAGGAGGTGGGCTCTGAACCCTCCTGCAAGAAAATGAGACGGAACCGTTTTAAATGGGGGCCTGCATCCCAACAGATCCTCTACCAGGCCTATGAAAGACAGAAGAACCCCagcaaagaggagcgggaggcgCTGGTGGAGGAGTGCAACAG GGCTGAGTGTCTTCAGAGAGGGGTCTCTCCGTCTAAAGCTCATGGGCTGGGCTCTAACTTGGTCACTGAGGTACGGGTCTATAACTGGTTTGCTAACCGGCGTAAGGAGGAGGCCTTCCGTCAGAAGCTGGCGATGGACGCCTACCCCATACCCACCCACAGCATGAACCCTCTCCTGTCTCACAGCCACAACTCCCCACACCACCACAGCTCCCAGATCAGCGCATCCCCCCCTAGTAAGATGCAAG tgcgGTACAGCCAACAGGGACCCGGTGAGGTCAGCTCCTCGACGACCATCAGTCACCACGGCAGCATGGCGACCAGCCAGTCGGTGTTACAGCAGGTGTCTCCGGGAGGCTTGGACCCCAGCCACAGTCTGCTGTCACCTGACGCCAAGATG atgtctGCGTCAGGTGGAGGCCTGCCACCTGTGAGCACGCTGACCAACATCCACAGCTcccaccacacacaccagcagACACAGAACCTCATCATGCCTCTCTCTGGAGTCATGACCATCGCACAGA GTCTGAACACGTCGCAGTCAGTGCCTGTGATCAACAGCGTGGCGGGGAGCCTTGCAGCTCTGCAGCCGGTGCAGTTCTCCCAGCAGCTCCACAGTCCCCACCAGCATGGCCTGATGCAGCAGTCCCCCAGCCACATGAACCAGCAGCCCTTCATGGCCACCGTGACTCATTCACACA TGTACCCTCATAAGCAGGAGCCACCGCAGTATTCTCACCAGTCACGGTTTCCCTCAACCATGGTGGTGACAGACGCCAACAGCCTCAGTACTCTCAGCT
- the LOC139385650 gene encoding hepatocyte nuclear factor 1-beta-A-like isoform X6, which yields MFSKMVSKLTSLQQELLSALLDSGVTKDVLIQALDDMDPSPNGFGVKLENLQMSPPSSKINGNDSKPVFLTLTNGHSKGKLSGDEGSEDGDDFDTPPILKELQSLNTEEAAEQREEVDRILAEDPWRAARMIKGYMQQHNIPQREVVDVTGLNQSHLSQHLNKGTPMKTQKRAALYTWYVRKQREVLRQFNQAVQGSDSNMTDKGSQDQVLFFFPEFNPPGQGMGQQGEEVGSEPSCKKMRRNRFKWGPASQQILYQAYERQKNPSKEEREALVEECNRAECLQRGVSPSKAHGLGSNLVTEVRVYNWFANRRKEEAFRQKLAMDAYPIPTHSMNPLLSHSHNSPHHHSSQISASPPMRYSQQGPGEVSSSTTISHHGSMATSQSVLQQVSPGGLDPSHSLLSPDAKMMSASGGGLPPVSTLTNIHSSHHTHQQTQNLIMPLSGVMTIAQSLNTSQSVPVINSVAGSLAALQPVQFSQQLHSPHQHGLMQQSPSHMNQQPFMATVTHSHSQYLPLMYPHKQEPPQYSHQSRFPSTMVVTDANSLSTLSSMSSSKQDSTVNKMVQLGGLSWCPLQAW from the exons ATGTTCTCGAAAATGGTGTCCAAGTTGACATCTCTCCAACAGGAGCTCTTGAGCGCCTTGTTAGATTCCGGAGTTACCAAAGATGTTCTGATCCAAGCGTTGGACGATATGGACCCCAGCCCGAATGGCTTTGGAGTTAAGTTGGAGAATCTACAGATGTCTCCGCCAAGTTCTAAAATCAACGGAAATGATTCGAAGCCGGTATTTCTTACGTTGACCAATGGGCATAGTAAGGGCAAACTGTCGGGAGATGAGGGGTCCGAGGACGGGGACGATTTCGATACCCCACCGATACTGAAAGAACTCCAGTCACTTAACACGGAGGAAGCAGCGGAACAGAGGGAAGAAGTTGACCGAATATTAGC TGAGGACCCCTGGCGTGCCGCCCGCATGATCAAAGGCTACATGCAACAGCACAACATACCACAACGTGAGGTGGTGGATGTAACCGGGCTAAATCAGTCTCACCTCTCACAGCACCTCAACAAAGGCACGCCCATGAAAACTCAGAAGCGAGCGGCGCTCTACACCTGGTATGTCAGGAAACAGCGGGAAGTTCTCAGAC AATTCAACCAGGCAGTGCAAGGTTCTGACAGCAATATGACCGACAAAGGCAGTCAGGATCAGGTGCTGTTTTTCTTCCCAGAGTTCAACCCTCCTGGTCAGGGTATGGGGCAACAAGGGGAGGAGGTGGGCTCTGAACCCTCCTGCAAGAAAATGAGACGGAACCGTTTTAAATGGGGGCCTGCATCCCAACAGATCCTCTACCAGGCCTATGAAAGACAGAAGAACCCCagcaaagaggagcgggaggcgCTGGTGGAGGAGTGCAACAG GGCTGAGTGTCTTCAGAGAGGGGTCTCTCCGTCTAAAGCTCATGGGCTGGGCTCTAACTTGGTCACTGAGGTACGGGTCTATAACTGGTTTGCTAACCGGCGTAAGGAGGAGGCCTTCCGTCAGAAGCTGGCGATGGACGCCTACCCCATACCCACCCACAGCATGAACCCTCTCCTGTCTCACAGCCACAACTCCCCACACCACCACAGCTCCCAGATCAGCGCATCCCCCCCTA tgcgGTACAGCCAACAGGGACCCGGTGAGGTCAGCTCCTCGACGACCATCAGTCACCACGGCAGCATGGCGACCAGCCAGTCGGTGTTACAGCAGGTGTCTCCGGGAGGCTTGGACCCCAGCCACAGTCTGCTGTCACCTGACGCCAAGATG atgtctGCGTCAGGTGGAGGCCTGCCACCTGTGAGCACGCTGACCAACATCCACAGCTcccaccacacacaccagcagACACAGAACCTCATCATGCCTCTCTCTGGAGTCATGACCATCGCACAGA GTCTGAACACGTCGCAGTCAGTGCCTGTGATCAACAGCGTGGCGGGGAGCCTTGCAGCTCTGCAGCCGGTGCAGTTCTCCCAGCAGCTCCACAGTCCCCACCAGCATGGCCTGATGCAGCAGTCCCCCAGCCACATGAACCAGCAGCCCTTCATGGCCACCGTGACTCATTCACACAGTCAGTACCTGCCTCTTA TGTACCCTCATAAGCAGGAGCCACCGCAGTATTCTCACCAGTCACGGTTTCCCTCAACCATGGTGGTGACAGACGCCAACAGCCTCAGTACTCTCAGCT
- the LOC139385650 gene encoding hepatocyte nuclear factor 1-beta-A-like isoform X9: MFSKMVSKLTSLQQELLSALLDSGVTKDVLIQALDDMDPSPNGFGVKLENLQMSPPSSKINGNDSKPVFLTLTNGHSKGKLSGDEGSEDGDDFDTPPILKELQSLNTEEAAEQREEVDRILAEDPWRAARMIKGYMQQHNIPQREVVDVTGLNQSHLSQHLNKGTPMKTQKRAALYTWYVRKQREVLRQFNQAVQGSDSNMTDKGSQDQVLFFFPEFNPPGQGMGQQGEEVGSEPSCKKMRRNRFKWGPASQQILYQAYERQKNPSKEEREALVEECNRAECLQRGVSPSKAHGLGSNLVTEVRVYNWFANRRKEEAFRQKLAMDAYPIPTHSMNPLLSHSHNSPHHHSSQISASPPSKMQVRYSQQGPGEVSSSTTISHHGSMATSQSVLQQVSPGGLDPSHSLLSPDAKMMSASGGGLPPVSTLTNIHSSHHTHQQTQNLIMPLSGVMTIAQSLNTSQSVPVINSVAGSLAALQPVQFSQQLHSPHQHGLMQQSPSHMNQQPFMATVTHSHSQYLPLMYPHKQEPPQYSHQSRFPSTMVVTDANSLSTLSSMSSSKQCPLQAW, from the exons ATGTTCTCGAAAATGGTGTCCAAGTTGACATCTCTCCAACAGGAGCTCTTGAGCGCCTTGTTAGATTCCGGAGTTACCAAAGATGTTCTGATCCAAGCGTTGGACGATATGGACCCCAGCCCGAATGGCTTTGGAGTTAAGTTGGAGAATCTACAGATGTCTCCGCCAAGTTCTAAAATCAACGGAAATGATTCGAAGCCGGTATTTCTTACGTTGACCAATGGGCATAGTAAGGGCAAACTGTCGGGAGATGAGGGGTCCGAGGACGGGGACGATTTCGATACCCCACCGATACTGAAAGAACTCCAGTCACTTAACACGGAGGAAGCAGCGGAACAGAGGGAAGAAGTTGACCGAATATTAGC TGAGGACCCCTGGCGTGCCGCCCGCATGATCAAAGGCTACATGCAACAGCACAACATACCACAACGTGAGGTGGTGGATGTAACCGGGCTAAATCAGTCTCACCTCTCACAGCACCTCAACAAAGGCACGCCCATGAAAACTCAGAAGCGAGCGGCGCTCTACACCTGGTATGTCAGGAAACAGCGGGAAGTTCTCAGAC AATTCAACCAGGCAGTGCAAGGTTCTGACAGCAATATGACCGACAAAGGCAGTCAGGATCAGGTGCTGTTTTTCTTCCCAGAGTTCAACCCTCCTGGTCAGGGTATGGGGCAACAAGGGGAGGAGGTGGGCTCTGAACCCTCCTGCAAGAAAATGAGACGGAACCGTTTTAAATGGGGGCCTGCATCCCAACAGATCCTCTACCAGGCCTATGAAAGACAGAAGAACCCCagcaaagaggagcgggaggcgCTGGTGGAGGAGTGCAACAG GGCTGAGTGTCTTCAGAGAGGGGTCTCTCCGTCTAAAGCTCATGGGCTGGGCTCTAACTTGGTCACTGAGGTACGGGTCTATAACTGGTTTGCTAACCGGCGTAAGGAGGAGGCCTTCCGTCAGAAGCTGGCGATGGACGCCTACCCCATACCCACCCACAGCATGAACCCTCTCCTGTCTCACAGCCACAACTCCCCACACCACCACAGCTCCCAGATCAGCGCATCCCCCCCTAGTAAGATGCAAG tgcgGTACAGCCAACAGGGACCCGGTGAGGTCAGCTCCTCGACGACCATCAGTCACCACGGCAGCATGGCGACCAGCCAGTCGGTGTTACAGCAGGTGTCTCCGGGAGGCTTGGACCCCAGCCACAGTCTGCTGTCACCTGACGCCAAGATG atgtctGCGTCAGGTGGAGGCCTGCCACCTGTGAGCACGCTGACCAACATCCACAGCTcccaccacacacaccagcagACACAGAACCTCATCATGCCTCTCTCTGGAGTCATGACCATCGCACAGA GTCTGAACACGTCGCAGTCAGTGCCTGTGATCAACAGCGTGGCGGGGAGCCTTGCAGCTCTGCAGCCGGTGCAGTTCTCCCAGCAGCTCCACAGTCCCCACCAGCATGGCCTGATGCAGCAGTCCCCCAGCCACATGAACCAGCAGCCCTTCATGGCCACCGTGACTCATTCACACAGTCAGTACCTGCCTCTTA TGTACCCTCATAAGCAGGAGCCACCGCAGTATTCTCACCAGTCACGGTTTCCCTCAACCATGGTGGTGACAGACGCCAACAGCCTCAGTACTCTCAGCT
- the LOC139385650 gene encoding hepatocyte nuclear factor 1-beta-A-like isoform X4, with amino-acid sequence MFSKMVSKLTSLQQELLSALLDSGVTKDVLIQALDDMDPSPNGFGVKLENLQMSPPSSKINGNDSKPVFLTLTNGHSKGKLSGDEGSEDGDDFDTPPILKELQSLNTEEAAEQREEVDRILAEDPWRAARMIKGYMQQHNIPQREVVDVTGLNQSHLSQHLNKGTPMKTQKRAALYTWYVRKQREVLRQFNQAVQGSDSNMTDKGSQDQVLFFFPEFNPPGQGMGQQGEEVGSEPSCKKMRRNRFKWGPASQQILYQAYERQKNPSKEEREALVEECNRAECLQRGVSPSKAHGLGSNLVTEVRVYNWFANRRKEEAFRQKLAMDAYPIPTHSMNPLLSHSHNSPHHHSSQISASPPMRYSQQGPGEVSSSTTISHHGSMATSQSVLQQVSPGGLDPSHSLLSPDAKMMSASGGGLPPVSTLTNIHSSHHTHQQTQNLIMPLSGVMTIAQSLNTSQSVPVINSVAGSLAALQPVQFSQQLHSPHQHGLMQQSPSHMNQQPFMATVTHSHMYPHKQEPPQYSHQSRFPSTMVVTDANSLSTLSSMSSSKQDSTVNKMVQLGGLSWVNTLFLVRSLNKIT; translated from the exons ATGTTCTCGAAAATGGTGTCCAAGTTGACATCTCTCCAACAGGAGCTCTTGAGCGCCTTGTTAGATTCCGGAGTTACCAAAGATGTTCTGATCCAAGCGTTGGACGATATGGACCCCAGCCCGAATGGCTTTGGAGTTAAGTTGGAGAATCTACAGATGTCTCCGCCAAGTTCTAAAATCAACGGAAATGATTCGAAGCCGGTATTTCTTACGTTGACCAATGGGCATAGTAAGGGCAAACTGTCGGGAGATGAGGGGTCCGAGGACGGGGACGATTTCGATACCCCACCGATACTGAAAGAACTCCAGTCACTTAACACGGAGGAAGCAGCGGAACAGAGGGAAGAAGTTGACCGAATATTAGC TGAGGACCCCTGGCGTGCCGCCCGCATGATCAAAGGCTACATGCAACAGCACAACATACCACAACGTGAGGTGGTGGATGTAACCGGGCTAAATCAGTCTCACCTCTCACAGCACCTCAACAAAGGCACGCCCATGAAAACTCAGAAGCGAGCGGCGCTCTACACCTGGTATGTCAGGAAACAGCGGGAAGTTCTCAGAC AATTCAACCAGGCAGTGCAAGGTTCTGACAGCAATATGACCGACAAAGGCAGTCAGGATCAGGTGCTGTTTTTCTTCCCAGAGTTCAACCCTCCTGGTCAGGGTATGGGGCAACAAGGGGAGGAGGTGGGCTCTGAACCCTCCTGCAAGAAAATGAGACGGAACCGTTTTAAATGGGGGCCTGCATCCCAACAGATCCTCTACCAGGCCTATGAAAGACAGAAGAACCCCagcaaagaggagcgggaggcgCTGGTGGAGGAGTGCAACAG GGCTGAGTGTCTTCAGAGAGGGGTCTCTCCGTCTAAAGCTCATGGGCTGGGCTCTAACTTGGTCACTGAGGTACGGGTCTATAACTGGTTTGCTAACCGGCGTAAGGAGGAGGCCTTCCGTCAGAAGCTGGCGATGGACGCCTACCCCATACCCACCCACAGCATGAACCCTCTCCTGTCTCACAGCCACAACTCCCCACACCACCACAGCTCCCAGATCAGCGCATCCCCCCCTA tgcgGTACAGCCAACAGGGACCCGGTGAGGTCAGCTCCTCGACGACCATCAGTCACCACGGCAGCATGGCGACCAGCCAGTCGGTGTTACAGCAGGTGTCTCCGGGAGGCTTGGACCCCAGCCACAGTCTGCTGTCACCTGACGCCAAGATG atgtctGCGTCAGGTGGAGGCCTGCCACCTGTGAGCACGCTGACCAACATCCACAGCTcccaccacacacaccagcagACACAGAACCTCATCATGCCTCTCTCTGGAGTCATGACCATCGCACAGA GTCTGAACACGTCGCAGTCAGTGCCTGTGATCAACAGCGTGGCGGGGAGCCTTGCAGCTCTGCAGCCGGTGCAGTTCTCCCAGCAGCTCCACAGTCCCCACCAGCATGGCCTGATGCAGCAGTCCCCCAGCCACATGAACCAGCAGCCCTTCATGGCCACCGTGACTCATTCACACA TGTACCCTCATAAGCAGGAGCCACCGCAGTATTCTCACCAGTCACGGTTTCCCTCAACCATGGTGGTGACAGACGCCAACAGCCTCAGTACTCTCAGCT
- the LOC139385650 gene encoding hepatocyte nuclear factor 1-beta-A-like isoform X8: protein MFSKMVSKLTSLQQELLSALLDSGVTKDVLIQALDDMDPSPNGFGVKLENLQMSPPSSKINGNDSKPVFLTLTNGHSKGKLSGDEGSEDGDDFDTPPILKELQSLNTEEAAEQREEVDRILAEDPWRAARMIKGYMQQHNIPQREVVDVTGLNQSHLSQHLNKGTPMKTQKRAALYTWYVRKQREVLRQFNQAVQGSDSNMTDKGSQDQVLFFFPEFNPPGQGMGQQGEEVGSEPSCKKMRRNRFKWGPASQQILYQAYERQKNPSKEEREALVEECNRAECLQRGVSPSKAHGLGSNLVTEVRVYNWFANRRKEEAFRQKLAMDAYPIPTHSMNPLLSHSHNSPHHHSSQISASPPMRYSQQGPGEVSSSTTISHHGSMATSQSVLQQVSPGGLDPSHSLLSPDAKMMSASGGGLPPVSTLTNIHSSHHTHQQTQNLIMPLSGVMTIAQSLNTSQSVPVINSVAGSLAALQPVQFSQQLHSPHQHGLMQQSPSHMNQQPFMATVTHSHMYPHKQEPPQYSHQSRFPSTMVVTDANSLSTLSSMSSSKQDSTVNKMVQLGGLSWCPLQAW from the exons ATGTTCTCGAAAATGGTGTCCAAGTTGACATCTCTCCAACAGGAGCTCTTGAGCGCCTTGTTAGATTCCGGAGTTACCAAAGATGTTCTGATCCAAGCGTTGGACGATATGGACCCCAGCCCGAATGGCTTTGGAGTTAAGTTGGAGAATCTACAGATGTCTCCGCCAAGTTCTAAAATCAACGGAAATGATTCGAAGCCGGTATTTCTTACGTTGACCAATGGGCATAGTAAGGGCAAACTGTCGGGAGATGAGGGGTCCGAGGACGGGGACGATTTCGATACCCCACCGATACTGAAAGAACTCCAGTCACTTAACACGGAGGAAGCAGCGGAACAGAGGGAAGAAGTTGACCGAATATTAGC TGAGGACCCCTGGCGTGCCGCCCGCATGATCAAAGGCTACATGCAACAGCACAACATACCACAACGTGAGGTGGTGGATGTAACCGGGCTAAATCAGTCTCACCTCTCACAGCACCTCAACAAAGGCACGCCCATGAAAACTCAGAAGCGAGCGGCGCTCTACACCTGGTATGTCAGGAAACAGCGGGAAGTTCTCAGAC AATTCAACCAGGCAGTGCAAGGTTCTGACAGCAATATGACCGACAAAGGCAGTCAGGATCAGGTGCTGTTTTTCTTCCCAGAGTTCAACCCTCCTGGTCAGGGTATGGGGCAACAAGGGGAGGAGGTGGGCTCTGAACCCTCCTGCAAGAAAATGAGACGGAACCGTTTTAAATGGGGGCCTGCATCCCAACAGATCCTCTACCAGGCCTATGAAAGACAGAAGAACCCCagcaaagaggagcgggaggcgCTGGTGGAGGAGTGCAACAG GGCTGAGTGTCTTCAGAGAGGGGTCTCTCCGTCTAAAGCTCATGGGCTGGGCTCTAACTTGGTCACTGAGGTACGGGTCTATAACTGGTTTGCTAACCGGCGTAAGGAGGAGGCCTTCCGTCAGAAGCTGGCGATGGACGCCTACCCCATACCCACCCACAGCATGAACCCTCTCCTGTCTCACAGCCACAACTCCCCACACCACCACAGCTCCCAGATCAGCGCATCCCCCCCTA tgcgGTACAGCCAACAGGGACCCGGTGAGGTCAGCTCCTCGACGACCATCAGTCACCACGGCAGCATGGCGACCAGCCAGTCGGTGTTACAGCAGGTGTCTCCGGGAGGCTTGGACCCCAGCCACAGTCTGCTGTCACCTGACGCCAAGATG atgtctGCGTCAGGTGGAGGCCTGCCACCTGTGAGCACGCTGACCAACATCCACAGCTcccaccacacacaccagcagACACAGAACCTCATCATGCCTCTCTCTGGAGTCATGACCATCGCACAGA GTCTGAACACGTCGCAGTCAGTGCCTGTGATCAACAGCGTGGCGGGGAGCCTTGCAGCTCTGCAGCCGGTGCAGTTCTCCCAGCAGCTCCACAGTCCCCACCAGCATGGCCTGATGCAGCAGTCCCCCAGCCACATGAACCAGCAGCCCTTCATGGCCACCGTGACTCATTCACACA TGTACCCTCATAAGCAGGAGCCACCGCAGTATTCTCACCAGTCACGGTTTCCCTCAACCATGGTGGTGACAGACGCCAACAGCCTCAGTACTCTCAGCT